The Mycolicibacterium boenickei genome has a segment encoding these proteins:
- the eccE gene encoding type VII secretion protein EccE, with the protein MTARLALASLFVVAAVLARPWQTNTERWVLGVSAAAVVLLLAWWGGMFLTTRVARHFEVLRRNLSKKQPETALDSETVVLRVDPADPAQLPVVVNYLDRYGIRCDKVRVTHRDAGGARRSWISLTVAAVDNLDALRARSSRIPLRDTTEIVGRRLRDHLQEQGWTVTLVDGVDSPLPEPGKETWRGVKDDSGYVAAYRVNVSDKLEAVLAGVGALPAQETWTALEFTGSPAQPQLTVGAALRTAERPPRRAPLAGLKSTAGRHRPALAALNPLSSERLDGTPAAVPAALLAPAEASVEHEIPQEAGHPA; encoded by the coding sequence ATGACCGCCCGACTTGCGTTGGCATCCCTGTTCGTCGTGGCGGCCGTGCTGGCCCGGCCATGGCAGACCAACACCGAACGCTGGGTGCTCGGCGTCTCTGCCGCCGCGGTGGTGCTGCTGCTGGCCTGGTGGGGCGGGATGTTCCTGACCACCCGGGTGGCCCGGCACTTCGAGGTGTTGCGGCGCAACCTTTCCAAGAAACAGCCTGAGACGGCGCTCGATTCGGAGACCGTCGTGCTGCGGGTCGACCCCGCGGACCCCGCCCAGCTTCCGGTCGTGGTCAACTACCTGGACCGCTACGGCATCCGCTGCGACAAGGTCCGGGTGACTCACCGCGATGCCGGTGGCGCACGGCGTAGCTGGATCAGCCTGACCGTGGCGGCGGTGGACAATCTCGATGCGTTGCGGGCCCGGTCATCGCGGATCCCGTTGCGGGACACCACGGAAATCGTCGGCCGTCGGCTCCGTGACCATCTGCAGGAACAGGGCTGGACCGTCACCCTCGTCGACGGGGTGGATTCTCCGCTGCCCGAGCCGGGCAAGGAAACCTGGCGAGGTGTGAAGGACGACTCGGGATACGTTGCGGCATACCGCGTCAACGTCAGCGACAAGCTGGAGGCCGTGTTGGCCGGGGTGGGTGCGCTGCCGGCCCAGGAAACCTGGACCGCACTGGAATTCACCGGCTCTCCGGCGCAACCGCAGCTGACGGTGGGCGCGGCGTTGCGTACCGCGGAGCGTCCCCCGCGGCGGGCCCCGCTGGCCGGGCTGAAATCGACCGCCGGTCGGCATCGTCCCGCGTTGGCAGCGCTGAACCCGTTGTCTTCGGAGCGTCTGGACGGCACCCCGGCCGCGGTGCCGGCGGCGCTGCTGGCACCGGCCGAGGCCTCAGTCGAACATGAAATCCCGCAGGAAGCGGGTCATCCGGCGTAG
- the mycP gene encoding type VII secretion-associated serine protease mycosin — MIHKSLGVLATTGLVLLVGAPSAGAVSPPEVDPQIAPPAGSAGPVGAMAQRSACATTGVLPGTDPGSVNPNQLALNLSGAWKQSRGQGQTVAVIDTGVQPGPRLPHVEGGGDFIESTDGLTDCDGHGTSVAGLIAGQPGADGFSGVAPEARLISIRQNSPRFSPRAAGADMAEARVAADVASLARAVVRAADMGARVINISVVTCMPADKHIDQNELGAALRYAAVEKDAVIVAAAGNTQGGVTTGSACGSNPLSGAPDDPRNWGGVSSVSIPSWWQPYVLSVGALNATGQPSAFTMPGPWVGIAAPGEHISSVSNAPGGGLSNAMPTDQDKMVPLSGTSYAAAYVSGVAALVRSKFPDLNARQVVHRLTTTAQGAPRSPSNVIGAGGVDPVAALTWDVADMPLDGPEAPAGKPIAAPEEPAPRDNTGRIVAFAGTGALALAAMAVAFSAYRRKDHS, encoded by the coding sequence GTGATCCACAAGAGCCTGGGTGTTCTGGCCACAACCGGTCTGGTGTTGTTGGTCGGCGCCCCGTCGGCGGGTGCCGTCAGCCCGCCCGAGGTCGATCCACAGATCGCCCCGCCGGCCGGCAGCGCCGGTCCGGTGGGGGCGATGGCGCAGCGTTCGGCGTGTGCCACCACGGGTGTGCTGCCTGGTACCGATCCCGGATCGGTCAACCCGAATCAGTTGGCGCTCAACCTGTCCGGCGCCTGGAAGCAGAGCCGTGGGCAGGGGCAGACGGTGGCTGTCATCGACACCGGTGTGCAGCCGGGACCCCGGCTGCCGCACGTCGAAGGCGGCGGTGACTTCATCGAGTCGACCGACGGCCTGACCGACTGCGACGGCCACGGGACCTCGGTGGCCGGCCTCATTGCCGGGCAGCCCGGGGCCGACGGCTTCTCCGGTGTAGCGCCCGAAGCCCGGCTGATCTCGATCCGGCAGAACTCGCCGCGGTTCTCGCCACGCGCGGCCGGCGCCGATATGGCCGAGGCGCGCGTAGCGGCCGACGTGGCCAGCCTGGCCCGGGCCGTGGTGCGCGCGGCCGACATGGGTGCGCGCGTCATCAACATCTCCGTGGTGACCTGCATGCCGGCCGACAAACACATCGACCAGAACGAACTCGGTGCGGCACTGCGTTATGCGGCGGTCGAGAAAGACGCGGTGATCGTGGCTGCCGCGGGAAACACGCAGGGCGGCGTCACCACCGGATCGGCGTGCGGATCCAACCCGTTGTCGGGTGCCCCCGATGATCCGCGCAACTGGGGCGGCGTCTCCTCGGTGTCCATCCCCTCGTGGTGGCAGCCCTACGTGCTGTCGGTCGGGGCCCTGAACGCGACCGGTCAGCCTTCGGCATTCACCATGCCCGGACCCTGGGTCGGAATCGCAGCCCCGGGCGAACACATCTCGTCGGTGAGCAACGCGCCCGGCGGAGGATTGTCCAACGCCATGCCCACCGATCAGGACAAAATGGTCCCGCTCAGCGGCACCAGCTACGCCGCGGCGTACGTGTCCGGCGTTGCGGCATTGGTGCGCAGCAAGTTTCCTGATTTGAACGCGCGCCAGGTGGTGCACCGGCTGACCACGACGGCCCAGGGTGCTCCCCGTTCACCGTCGAACGTGATCGGCGCCGGCGGTGTCGATCCGGTCGCCGCGCTCACCTGGGATGTCGCCGACATGCCGCTCGACGGCCCGGAGGCTCCCGCAGGCAAACCCATTGCCGCACCGGAAGAACCGGCCCCGCGGGACAACACCGGGCGAATCGTCGCATTCGCCGGCACCGGAGCACTTGCGCTGGCGGCCATGGCCGTTGCCTTCAGCGCGTACCGACGGAAGGACCACTCATGA